From a region of the Laspinema palackyanum D2c genome:
- a CDS encoding pentapeptide repeat-containing protein, which translates to MEAEELIKKYLAGARDFPGVMLTEVNLSQVNLSEVNLSGSNLSIANLSGADLTGANLSHAKLNVAKLNSAHLSGANLNGADLNVANLVRADLRGTLLIQASLIRAELMRAELSGANLTQADLNGANLREAKLRQAYLVSANVSEADMRGASLMGANLEQANLRETNLSGADLSGANLRNCELRQADLSHTKLMGVDLSGANLRWADLSEANLRGADLSGAKLSGANLRGADLSQANLLDASLVYADLTYANMIQVDWTGADISGATLTGAKLHGVSRFGLKTEGIICEWLDLSPNGDRTQVYRFTPETSETFFHQTLPTVDLLIDAALDQDAHLALALAYHQIAHRYPDLIEPPNIEVSSRRTKLSFKIGNDLLLFSTAYVAILPFKDAGVTQENLEHLVDMIESEEISGLLNDAREKVKEIKNSQTFSRIVQRGKFFQSPTQTVLTNSGDRTLDVHHNPHFGKRLVNIALGNNGVPTGPVVSSPNFSLPPVNLLVNFIKGLHFSSNAISQK; encoded by the coding sequence ATGGAAGCTGAAGAACTAATCAAAAAATATCTAGCTGGTGCCAGAGACTTTCCTGGGGTTATGCTGACTGAAGTCAATCTCAGTCAAGTTAATCTTAGCGAAGTCAACCTAAGTGGGTCCAACCTGAGTATTGCCAATCTTAGCGGTGCTGACCTCACTGGAGCCAATCTCAGCCATGCCAAGCTCAATGTTGCGAAACTTAACAGCGCTCACCTGAGTGGAGCCAATCTCAATGGAGCGGACCTCAATGTTGCCAACTTAGTTCGGGCGGATCTACGCGGAACCCTGTTAATTCAAGCCTCGTTGATCCGTGCCGAACTCATGCGTGCCGAACTCAGCGGTGCGAACCTCACCCAAGCGGACCTCAATGGGGCCAACCTCCGCGAAGCAAAACTCCGACAAGCCTATCTAGTCAGCGCTAATGTCAGTGAAGCGGACATGAGAGGAGCCTCTTTAATGGGGGCTAATCTGGAACAGGCTAATTTAAGAGAGACGAACCTCAGTGGTGCGGACCTCAGTGGAGCCAACCTCAGAAATTGTGAGTTGCGCCAAGCGGATCTGTCTCATACCAAGCTCATGGGAGTAGACCTTTCTGGAGCTAATTTGCGCTGGGCTGATTTAAGTGAGGCGAACTTGCGAGGTGCGGACCTCAGTGGCGCTAAATTGAGCGGCGCTAACCTCCGAGGTGCAGACTTGAGTCAAGCCAATTTATTGGATGCGAGTTTGGTGTATGCGGATTTGACCTACGCCAATATGATCCAAGTGGACTGGACGGGAGCAGATATTTCCGGTGCAACCTTAACCGGAGCCAAACTGCATGGGGTGTCTCGGTTTGGTTTGAAAACGGAAGGGATTATCTGCGAGTGGCTGGATCTGAGTCCCAATGGCGATCGCACTCAAGTCTACCGCTTTACCCCAGAAACCTCGGAAACCTTTTTTCATCAAACTCTACCCACGGTGGACCTGCTGATTGATGCGGCCCTCGACCAAGATGCTCATTTAGCCTTAGCCTTGGCCTACCATCAAATCGCCCATCGCTATCCTGACTTAATCGAACCGCCCAATATTGAAGTGAGTTCCCGGCGCACCAAACTCAGCTTTAAAATCGGCAATGATCTGTTATTGTTCTCTACAGCTTATGTGGCAATTCTCCCCTTTAAAGATGCCGGGGTGACCCAAGAAAATCTGGAACATTTAGTGGATATGATTGAATCAGAAGAAATTTCTGGGTTACTCAATGATGCCCGAGAAAAGGTCAAGGAAATTAAAAACTCCCAGACTTTTTCTCGAATTGTGCAACGGGGAAAGTTCTTCCAATCTCCCACGCAAACGGTGTTGACTAATTCCGGCGATCGCACCTTAGATGTCCATCACAATCCCCATTTTGGGAAACGGCTGGTTAATATCGCCCTCGGCAACAACGGAGTGCCTACTGGACCCGTTGTTTCTAGTCCAAATTTTTCTCTACCCCCAGTCAACTTGCTGGTTAATTTTATCAAAGGCTTGCACTTTTCCTCGAATGCCATCTCTCAGAAATAA
- a CDS encoding prephenate/arogenate dehydrogenase produces the protein MNVGIVGLGLIGGSLALDLRSQGHRILGVSRRPQTCQEAVTRQIVDEADVEMTLMANAEVVFICTPIAAIAWTVERLIPHLNPTAIITDVGSVKMPVVEAVTPLWANFVPAHPMAGTAESGLDAAVPDLFVGRSYVITPTEDTPAAAVETVTELARSLGSQVYISSPEDHDCAVAWISHLPVFVSASLISACLGEPVGNRLKLAQQIASSGFRDTSRVGGGNPELGAMMAQYNRKEVLRSLYAYREQLDQFIGAIETEDWNALTQALEQTQHHRPFFVGTPDSQKHSP, from the coding sequence ATGAACGTTGGAATTGTGGGTCTGGGTTTAATTGGAGGTTCCTTGGCGTTGGATTTGCGATCGCAGGGTCACCGCATTTTAGGGGTGTCCCGTCGCCCACAAACTTGCCAGGAAGCGGTAACGCGCCAAATCGTGGATGAGGCAGATGTAGAGATGACCCTGATGGCAAACGCCGAAGTGGTATTTATATGCACGCCGATCGCGGCGATCGCTTGGACCGTAGAACGACTTATCCCCCATCTCAACCCTACCGCTATCATAACGGATGTGGGGTCCGTGAAAATGCCTGTGGTCGAAGCGGTTACTCCCTTATGGGCGAACTTTGTCCCAGCGCATCCAATGGCGGGGACGGCAGAAAGCGGACTGGATGCGGCAGTGCCTGATTTATTTGTCGGACGTTCTTATGTGATTACTCCCACAGAGGATACCCCTGCTGCCGCAGTAGAAACCGTTACCGAGTTGGCACGTTCTCTGGGGTCCCAGGTCTACATAAGCAGCCCTGAAGACCATGATTGTGCCGTTGCTTGGATTTCTCATTTGCCGGTGTTCGTTTCCGCCAGTTTAATATCCGCCTGTCTGGGGGAACCTGTGGGGAATCGCCTGAAATTAGCCCAACAGATTGCCAGTAGTGGCTTTCGGGATACCAGCCGAGTCGGTGGGGGTAATCCCGAGTTAGGGGCGATGATGGCGCAGTACAACCGAAAGGAAGTGTTGCGATCGCTCTATGCTTATCGGGAGCAACTGGACCAGTTCATCGGGGCGATCGAGACCGAAGACTGGAATGCCTTGACCCAGGCCCTAGAACAGACCCAACACCATCGTCCGTTCTTTGTGGGAACCCCAGACAGCCAGAAGCATTCGCCATAA
- a CDS encoding DUF6679 family protein, with amino-acid sequence MLHRKIYQFCCDGREVSIFLRDQQRWIDGVRILDIEGDLVTIRYETDEEDELSSWEEMFRLESIGAVSQKIACVSRGNVEPLVSDDCPEAEQIPKRSPDLNQE; translated from the coding sequence ATGCTACACCGCAAGATTTATCAATTCTGTTGCGATGGTCGTGAAGTCAGTATTTTCTTGCGGGATCAGCAACGTTGGATTGACGGTGTTCGCATTCTTGACATCGAAGGAGATTTAGTCACGATCCGCTATGAAACCGATGAAGAAGATGAACTCTCTTCCTGGGAAGAGATGTTTCGCCTCGAAAGCATCGGTGCCGTTAGCCAAAAAATTGCCTGCGTTTCGCGAGGTAATGTGGAGCCTTTGGTATCAGATGACTGTCCCGAAGCCGAACAAATTCCCAAACGCTCTCCCGACTTGAATCAAGAATAA